The Capsicum annuum cultivar UCD-10X-F1 chromosome 1, UCD10Xv1.1, whole genome shotgun sequence sequence ACTTGCTTTGGTCCTAGTTCAGGGAGCACCAAACCAAGACCATCCTTAGGTTTAGCATCCAAAGAACCCTCCTTTCCATTTTGATACAGTGGATTCGACGTCAAAATTCTCAATCCTTTATCCCTATCAATCTCTAAAACCTCAGGCAATCCATTAGTACATCCCTTTGACATTCCTACATCAATCCTTATAGCTTTGTTACCACAAACTCCATTAATCCCACTTTCTTGAATTGTATGTCCCATTATCATCCTCTTCGCTCCAGGAATCGTAGCAAGCACATGTTCAAGAGTAGAACAATCACAATCCTTCTCCAACTCCTTCGAAAACTTCCTCAACCAAACAACAGAATCCCTTCCTCTAACCAAATCCCTCGAAACTCTTCCCTTCAATCCACAAATCCAATCCTTCACTTCCTCATTCACATTCTCAAATCCATACTCCACATGTTTAACCAATAGCCCACCGTGCACAAACACCGAATCACCAACCACAATAACCGTCTGATTCTTTGCTAAAAACCTCTCAGCAATCGGCCCTTTCGGCCTTAACGCTGCTATACGCGTTCTAATCCCATCAAAAACATCCGGCTTAACGCCACGAAATTCAAAGGGTATCCCATCAAACAAATCTTGAACAACACTAACACCATCACACAACATTTTCATATGATTACCAACACAATACCACATAGCCCAATCTTGAAACTCTTGAAGACCCTCTTTAGTAACAtatctaaaatcaaaatcaacattcATAATCTCATGATTACCATTCATAGTAATTACATTACCATTTACTTTTAAAGCTTCCCTTTTCaacttttcaagaaaataaagaatttttaattCTTCACCACCACGGTCTAATACATCACCTATTTGTACAACTGTTGTTGACCCACCACACCATTTATCACTTTCATTAATTAAACCAGCAAGTTTGAAGGCTTCTTTAGTTTTTTGGAAATCACCATGGAGATCACCAATAGCAATTAAACGAGTTGGAGAAGGGAATACTGTTTGGTTGTTTGATGATGAATGGGTTGGTGGTGGTAGAAAAAGGCCGCCACTGGCTGAGAAATCGACGAATGTGTCAACAAAAGAGGAGAGTATTCTAGGGAGATTTTGGCATGTTAGATTGGCTTGTGACGACTCCATTtgtaaaattttaagaaatatgaaggaagtttttttttttttttttttggttttataaaTACAGGTTTGGTGGGGACTTGACTTTTGGTTGACGTTAAATAGCAAGCTTTGATGCTTTTCCTTCTAATTGAAGGtttgcacttttttttttttttagtccaTCAGGTCTTAAATATTGATTGATCATTTTGACAAATTATAATTTactgttttgaattttttgacatTCTAAAATGATTAATCGTGGtttttttctctaattgattCTTGTTACTCAAATGAATAGGGTAACTCTCACCCTTTTTAGTCCTTCATTACTTAATAATTAGTTAATTTATTCGCgcgataaaaaaaataatataaatcacgaaatgttatttttattaattaagttattacagaaaacatatttaaaaaatgttCAATATCGGCATATGTATTGCAAGTTGGTTTAAGAGGGTTCGAATGTCCATACTTGTATAGAAATGATAATCTTGTTATATAAATTTGACGAAATAGCTTGatagacccttgtactatgtctgttttgtaatatagatactcctacttacatgtttgtcatctggacccttaatccactaaaaaacaatattttaaatacgtttttggagagtgtaacacactcgccccacgtcagctgccatgACATCTTCCATGTCAtttttaagtataaaaaatattaaatattaaaataaataaataaataaattaaaaaaaccaaCCCCCACCTCCCACCCTTGACCCCCGTTCCTCTCTCTTcccccttttctttctttttcctagTCTTCTCCCTCCTCTTCTCgttcttcttttccttcaccatcttcatcttcttattctttgcCTAAGAAGCAAGAAAAGTTTATAGGTAAAGCAGAAAGACAGTCCAACAattacattttttcatttttattttttttttttatcaattttctctTAAAGGTGAAGACAACTTTTCTTGAATCACTTGACTTTCGCTTTTCTTTGTTTCTCTATCTTTTGCTTTGCTTCTCAGTGTTCTTTGTTTCTTTCAATTCATTCATATTCATACATCTTACACTCTATTCGAGTCCATTTCATTCCAACAAATAGAAATCTCAAACCAGATCAGtgctttaaaaacaaaataaacttcaaaattagagaaattacATTTCAACTATCCAATTTCATGGTAATAGAAATCAAAGATCTTTCACAACAAAGATTACATTATAATTAagtttcaacaacaacataccctgtgtgttcccacaaagtggggtctggggagcaCAGGGGGTACACATTCGTCACCACTACATTATCAATTTAGTTACACAATacataatcaatttaaaacatacactcgaaaaagaaaaaaaaatcataacttctTGCATGGTTCTCTGAAGTTTCTATCTTTGATTCTTCCCACAATTccacaagaataaaaaaaaccaGAGGCAAAAAAtagataaacaaaaaaataacagaaAAGGGGTTCTTGATTACTACCTGATTAAACAACTGGTAccagaaaattaatttttcattactaCTGCAAAGACACTTTCAGAAACTCCAACCAAAAGTGAAACAAATCTTTTCTCTTTACATGCTTTTCGTGAGTTCTTTTTTAGATCTGATCGATTACCTATGTTGTAACCAAACCAAATATGAAAGTACTATTACTCGAAACTTCTTTGCAATTAATTGGACTGGTTAAGGCGTTATGATCTCCTCTTTGACCCTCTCCAATCAATTGTTGAAATTAGTGAACAATTTCTTTTGGGATTGATGGACCTCAACTAAGTGCTTTTCACAGATTCACACACATAAATTGagcaaaaaaagagagaaataggaGAAGATGCAAAAAGAATGGAAAGAGAGTAGAGAGAAATCGAGAAAGGAATTCAAAGAGAGAAATGATTGAGAGAGAAAACAGAGAAAAAGAAGAGTGGGGTGGGGGCTATAATGGTgaatgaagaaagaagaaaggttTTGGTAGGGTGGGTGGGggggatgatttttttttaaaactattttaatataaaattaaccaaaaaatGATCCTCACTCGCACTTCACGCGTGTGTAATCACGCACTCTGTCCTAGTCAGctattttaatgccacatagatCGGTTAATGgtcaaaggatttaaaatgttgctttttttttgttcaagggtccagatgacaaatatgtaagaaggagtatccacattacaaaacggacacAGTACAAGGGTCCATCAAACCATTTTGCCTATAAATTTATAAGCATTTATTTAGTCAATCAGCTCATTGATTATTccttaagaataaaaataagtttcagtataatatcttattttttaaattaatagtgtctacaacaacaacaacaaacccagtatatctccacatagtggggtctgggaagggtagagtgtacgcagccCATACGACTACCTCTAAAGAGGtcgagaggctgtttccgatagatccccagCTCATGACAAAAGACAGTATGAAAGAGCAACAAAAGCATAGAACaggataaaataacatatgtaCGACATCCACAAACATATTGTACATTGCCAAACACAGGACACCAAGTTCAACCTAAATACTGACTGCGACTCAttcacacccttagccctctatcctaatgctattcctccataacttcctattcagggtcatgtcctcagtcagctgtaactaCTCCAAGTCACGCTTTATCACTTCTCTCCAGcatttctttggtctacccctaccccgcttgaaatctttcaaggccaacctctcataTCTACGAACTAGGGTATCCgcgtccctcctcatcacatgaccaaaatACCTCAACCTCACTTTTAGAATTTTATCCTCCACTGACACTACTCCCACCTTTTCCCGAATAATTTCATTTCTAACCCCGTCAGCCCTCgagaatccacacatccaacgcaacatcctcatttctgccaccttcaacttttggatatgagaattcttaaacGACCAACACTCCGATCCATACAACATAACATGCCGGACTGcagttctatagaatttgcctttcaacttgggaggcaccttcttatagcataaaattcccgaagtaagcctccatttcatccaacctgccccaatacggtgagagacatcctcatctatatctccattcccctgaatcgtagacccaagatacttaaaactatccctcttgcaaaccacCTGGGAATCCAACTCCACTATCACCTCCCTTTGCCTCGATttactaaacttgcactccaagtactccgtcttggtcctactaaACCTAAAAtatttagactccagggtttgtctctaaacctccagcttatcattaaccccttgtcgTGACTCCTCAGTCAAAACAATATCATCcgcgaaaagcatacaccaaggcacctcgccttgaataTTTCGCgacaacacatccatcaccaaagtaaATAAAAACAGACTTAGAGTTGATGCCtagtgcaaccctgtcaagaccaAAAAATGCTCAGAATGTCCTCTCACTGTCCTTACATGACTCTTTgtcccctcatacatatccttaatcgctctgatgAACGCTACCGGGACCCctctcgcctccaagcatctccaaagaacctccctagggaccttgtcatacgccttttccaagtcaataaacactaTATGAAGATCCTCTTCCTCTCTCTgtactgctctaccagtctccgcactaggtgaatttcctcagtcgtggagcgaccaggcataaaaccaaattgattctctgaaatagacacaatcttcctcaacctccgctctaccaccctctcccaaatcttcatcgtgtgactcaataacttaataccccggtaattattgcaactctgaatgtcacccttgttcttatacaaagGAATCATCATGCTCCATCTCCATGCCTCGGGTATCTTTActgacttaaaaatattgttaaataagTTGGTTAACCACCTCAAACCAGTTCGAccagagaacttccaaaaatccactgaaaTCTCGTCGGGCCCCGTTGCCCTGCCCCTTCGCATCTTGTGAATAACCTCACTGAACTTCTCTACCTTAAAACACCGACAAAAGCCAAAGTCGCGACACTCTTCGGACTGTTCTAACTCCCCTAACACGACACCTCTATTCCCCttatcattcaagagcctatggaaATACGATTGACATCTTTTATTAATGAGGACGTCTTTCACAAAACTCTGtgatcctcccccttaatgcatttTACTTGGTCCAGATCCCAACCCTTCCACTCTCTAAccttggcaagcctaaacaacctcttctcCCCGCCCTTCTCCTCTAACCCtttatacaaactctcaaaagttgctgtcttagcagccgtaactgctaacttagcctccttcttagctaacttgtactctttcctgctcacccgcttctcctcttcatccttactctcaaccaacttaacgTAAGACACCttcttcttaatatttttattCCACCATCAATACCCATGATACCGGCCAGACCCACCTCTTCAAACACTCAACACCTCTCTAGCAGACTCCCTGATGCAACTAGcaaccctatcccacatactatccatatCCCCCCTACTATCCCATACCCTCATCCCCTCCAACTTTACCCCCTATCTCCAAAGCACTACCCAGAGTCAGACTGCCCCACCTAACTCTAGGTCAACCCTTCCTAACCTGCCTCAAGTTGCCCTTCTTGATAACAAAGTCCATCACCAGTAGTCTATGCTGGGTcgcaagattctcactcgggacaACCTTACAATCTTTACACAAAattctatcccccttcctaagcaggaacaagtcaatctgggtcttggctaaCCTACTACGAAAAGTAACCAGATGCTCTTCTTTCTTTGGAAATtaggaattcactaccaccaacccaaaggccctcgcaaactccaaaaGAGCAGTTCCCTCATCATTCCTAACCCCAAACCCAAAGCTTCTATGCACATCATCATACCTTAACGGCAATgacccgatgtgcccattgaaattcCCTCCTATGAAAATTTTCTCCAAACTTAGCACGCCCctaaccacctcatccaaaacctcccaaaatctcttcttctcctccATGTCTAGGCTCACTTGTGGCGCATACGCACAATAGATATTCAAAGTAACCCCCCAAGACCAACTTGATAGTCATACCCTATCACTAATCCTTTTAACCTCTACCACCTGCCCCCTAAGCTCCTCGTCCACTAAGATACCTACGCCATTCCTACGTCTATCACTACCTGaataccacaacttgtacccatctaTATCCCTAGCCTTggaccctacccacttagtctcctggAGACGCGCAATACTAATCTttctcttcttaagaatcttaACCAATTCTATAGACTTACCCTGTAGGGTTCCTATGTTCCACGACCCTACCTTCAAATTATTAGCTCTCTTATCCCCTCTC is a genomic window containing:
- the LOC107847600 gene encoding shewanella-like protein phosphatase 2; protein product: MESSQANLTCQNLPRILSSFVDTFVDFSASGGLFLPPPTHSSSNNQTVFPSPTRLIAIGDLHGDFQKTKEAFKLAGLINESDKWCGGSTTVVQIGDVLDRGGEELKILYFLEKLKREALKVNGNVITMNGNHEIMNVDFDFRYVTKEGLQEFQDWAMWYCVGNHMKMLCDGVSVVQDLFDGIPFEFRGVKPDVFDGIRTRIAALRPKGPIAERFLAKNQTVIVVGDSVFVHGGLLVKHVEYGFENVNEEVKDWICGLKGRVSRDLVRGRDSVVWLRKFSKELEKDCDCSTLEHVLATIPGAKRMIMGHTIQESGINGVCGNKAIRIDVGMSKGCTNGLPEVLEIDRDKGLRILTSNPLYQNGKEGSLDAKPKDGLGLVLPELGPKQVEVEA